One Amblyomma americanum isolate KBUSLIRL-KWMA chromosome 8, ASM5285725v1, whole genome shotgun sequence DNA window includes the following coding sequences:
- the Mhc gene encoding myosin heavy chain isoform X46, with protein MAEDPDPTEYLYVSLETKRKDQTKPYDGKKMVWVPDEKEGFILGNISSTKGDMVTVDCPGGERTLKKELLQQVNPPKFEKCDDMASLTYLNDASVLHNLKERYYTNLIYTYSGLFCVAINPYKRFPIYTRRVVEIYKGRRRTEVPPHVFAVSDGAYMDMLANRENQSMLITGESGAGKTENTKKVIAYFAHVGATSKKEEAAAKKDSKKGNLEDQVVQTNPVLESFGNAKTVRNDNSSRFGKFIRIHFGPMGKLAGADIETYLLEKARVISQQPAERSYHIFYQLMSGKLPGLKEKLLLTNNINDYHFVSQGKTSIPGVDDAEEFQVTDTAFDVLGFTDEEKENIYKVTAAVMHFGCLKFKQRPREEQAEADGTEEGERVAHLLGLNAADLYKNLLKPRIKVGTEFVTQGRNITQVTASVGALSKAIFDRLFKWLVKRVNETLDTKQKRQHFIGVLDIAGFEIFDYNGFEQICINFTNEKLQQFFNHHMFVLEQEEYKREGIDWVFIDFGLDLQACIELIEKPMGVLSILEEESMFPKASDKTFEEKLKTNHLGKSPNFIKPKPPKPGQSEAHFAIVHYAGTVPYNLTGWLEKNKDPLNDCVVDQFKKGSNALLQAIFEDHPGLGGGDDKGGKGGRKKGSGFQTVSGLYREQLNKLMTTLRSTQPHFVRCIIPNETKSAGVIDSHLVMHQLTCNGVLEGIRICRKGFPNRMIYPDFKQRYTILAPNAVPKGFVDAKHCAEKVIEAIQLDNNDFRFGHSKIFFRAGVLGRLEELRDERLGKIITMIQAAVRWYITKKHFQKLKEQRVALLVIQRNLRKFLQLRNWLWWKLYSKVKPLLSVARVEDELKALEEKLKKTQEALEKEEKLRKELEGQNVKVLQEKNDLFLQLEAERMGAGDVEERLNKALTQKGDLESQLQELQDRLQHEEDAHGQLSQTKKKLEGEISGLKKDIEDMELALQKAEQDKATKDHQIRNLNDEIQHQDELINKLNKEKKQLQEQNQKTAEDLQATEDKVNHLNKVKAKLEQTLDELEDSLEREKKARADLEKNKRKVEGDLKLAQEAVADLEKHKKEMDQNLQRKEKEMASLAAKLEDEQALVAKLQKQIKELQARIEELEEELEAERQARAKAEKQRADLAREIEELSERLEESGGATSAQVELNKRREAELAKLRRDLEESNLQHEQAMSNLRKKHNDSVAELSEQIDQLNKHKAKVEKERATLAAEVSDLQSLLDHSNKSQANAEKQVKQLEVQLADAQFKLDETNRTLNDLDGSKKKMGVENSELQRQLEEAESQVAQLNKIKASLATQLEEAKRQADEEARERAAILGKYRNLEHDLDNLRESIEEEQEAKADFQRQLSKANAEAQLWRSKYESEGLARLEELEEAKRKLHGKLQEAEEAMEQLNAKCSGLEKTKAHLQGELEDMSIEVDKANALAASLEKRQKSFDKVIAEWKAKVDDLAAELDASQKECRNYSTEVFKLRAAYEESQEHYEAVKRENKNLQDEIKDLMDQLGEGGRSVHELEKSRKRLEMEKEELQAALEEAEAALEQEENKVLRAQLELSQVRQEIDRRIQEKEEEFENTRKNHQRALDSMQASLEAEAKGKAEALRLKKKLESDINELEIALDHANKANAEAQKNLKKYQQNVKDLQTALEEEQRARDEAREQYASAERRCNALHGELEESRQLLEQSDRARRAGEAELSEMHETVNELSAQTASLSVAKRKLEGEMQALQADLDEVLNEAKQSEEKAKKAMVDAARLADELRAEQDHALQQEKLRKALEQQMKELQVRLDEAEAAALKGGKKIIQKLEQKVRELENELENEQRRHGDAAKNFRKSERRIKELQFQAEEDRKNHERMQDLVDKLQQKIKTYKRQIEEAEEIAALNLAKFRKVQQELEDAEERADMAENTLAKLRAKNRSSASAGRAMSPGLAAAPLRT; from the exons ACGTACTCGGGATTGTTCTGCGTCGCCATCAACCCCTACAAGCGCTTCCCCATCTACACCAGGCGCGTCGTGGAGATCTACAAGGGCCGCAGGCGTACGGAGGTGCCTCCCCATGTGTTCGCCGTCTCCGATGGAGCCTACATGGACATGTTGGCCA ACCGCGAGAACCAGTCTATGCTCATCAC CGGCGAGTCTGGTGCCGGTAAGACTGAGAACACGAAAAAGGTCATAGCCTATTTCGCGCACGTCGGTGCTACGAGCAAGAAAGAGGAGGCTGCAGCCAAGAAGGATTCCAAGAAG GGCAACCTGGAAGACCAGGTCGTGCAGACCAACCCCGTCCTCGAGTCGTTCGGTAACGCCAAGACCGTGCGTAACGACAACTCTTCGCGCTTC GGTAAATTCATCCGTATCCACTTCGGGCCCATGGGCAAGCTGGCCGGTGCTGACATTGAAACTT ATCTGCTGGAGAAGGCTCGTGTCATCTCTCAGCAACCAGCTGAGCGTTCGTACCACATCTTCTACCAGCTCATGTCAGGAAAGCTCCCTGGACTGAAGG AGAAACTGCTCCTTACCAACAACATCAACGACTACCATTTCGTGTCCCAGGGTAAGACTAGCATCCCCGGCGTTGACGACGCCGAAGAGTTCCAGGTCACCGAC ACTGCCTTCGACGTGTTGGGCTTCACGGACGAGGAGAAGGAGAACATCTACAAGGTTACGGCGGCCGTGATGCACTTCGGCTGCCTGAAGTTTAAGCAGAGGCCCCGAGAAGAGCAGGCCGAGGCCGACGGCACCGAGGAAGGCGAGCGTGTTGCCCACCTTCTGGGTCTCAACGCCGCTGACCTCTACAAGAACCTGCTCAAGCCTCGCATCAAGGTCGGCACGGAGTTCGTCACCCAGGGCAGGAACATCACACAG GTGACGGCCTCTGTGGGCGCCCTGTCCAAGGCCATCTTCGACAGGCTGTTCAAGTGGCTGGTCAAGCGTGTCAACGAGACGCTTGACACAAAGCAGAAGCGCCAGCACTTCATCGGTGTGCTGGATATTGCCGGTTTCGAGATCTTCGAC TACAACGGCTTCGAGCAAATTTGCATCAACTTCACCAATGAAAAGCTGCAGCAGTTCTTCAACCACCACATGTTCGTTCTGGAGCAAGAAGAGTACAAGCGTGAGGGCATCGACTGGGTCTTCATTGACTTCGGTCTTGATCTCCAAGCTTGTATCGAGCTTATTGAGAAG CCCATGGGTGTGCTCTCCATCCTTGAAGAGGAGTCTATGTTCCCCAAGGCCAGCGACAAGACCTTTGAGGAGAAGCTGAAAACCAATCATCTGGGCAAGTCGCCTAACTTCATCAAGCCCAAGCCACCGAAGCCCGGCCAGTCTGAGGCTCACTTTGCCATCGTCCACTATGCCGGCACT GTGCCGTACAACCTCACTGGCTGGCTTGAGAAGAACAAGGACCCCCTCAACGACTGCGTGGTTGACCAGTTCAAGAAGGGCTCTAACGCGCTTCTGCAGGCCATCTTCGAAGACCACCCCGGCCTTGGCGGTGGTGACGACAAGGGTGGAAAGG GTGGTCGCAAGAAGGGTTCTGGCTTCCAGACTGTGTCCGGTCTGTACAGG GAGCAACTGAACAAGCTCATGACCACCCTGCGCTCGACGCAGCCCCACTTTGTTCGATGCATCATTCCCAACGAAACCAAATCCGCAG GCGTCATCGACTCTCATCTTGTCATGCATCAGCTCACTTGCAACGGTGTGCTTGAAGGCATCCGTATCTGCCGAAAGGGCTTCCCCAACAGGATGATCTACCCAGACTTCAAGCAGCG ATACACGATCTTGGCTCCCAACGCCGTCCCCAAGGGCTTCGTTGATGCGAAACACTGCGCCGAAAAGGTCATCGAGGCCATTCAGCTCGATAACAACGATTTCCGCTTCGGACACAGCAAG ATCTTCTTCAGGGCAGGCGTCTTGGGTCGCCTGGAAGAACTGCGTGACGAGCGTCTCGGCAAGATTATCACCATGATTCAAGCCGCTGTGCGCTGGTATATAACCAAGAAGCACTTCCAGAAGCTCAAGGAACAGAG GGTGGCGCTGCTGGTCATCCAGCGCAACCTCCGCAAGTTCCTCCAGCTGCGCAACTGGCTCTGGTGGAAGCTGTACAGCAAG GTCAAGCCCCTGCTGTCCGTCGCCCGCGTGGAAGACGAGCTCAAGGCGCTCGAAGAGAAGCTCAAGAAGACACAGGAGGCCCTGGAGAAGGAAGAGAAGTTGCGCAAGGAGCTTGAGGGCCAGAACGTCAAAGTGCTGCAGGAGAAGAACGACCTGTTCCTGCagctcgaggctgagcgcatggGCGCCGGCGACGTCGAGGAACGCCTGAACAAGGCCCTCACGCAGAAGGGAGACCTTGAGAGCCAACTGCAGGAGCTGCAGGACCGGCTCCAGCACGAGGAGGATGCGCACGGCCAGCTCTCTCAGACCAAGAAGAAGCTCGAGGGCGAGATTTCCGGCCTCAAGAAGGACATCGAGGACATGGAGCTGGCACTGCAGAAGGCGGAGCAGGACAAGGCCACCAAGGACCACCAGATCCGCAACCTCAACGACGAGATCCAGCACCAGGACGAGCTCATCAACAAGCTCAACAAGGAGAAGAAGCAGTTGCAGGAGCAGAACCAGAAGACCGCCGAAGACCTCCAGGCCACCGAGGACAAGGTGAACCACCTGAACAAGGTCAAGGCCAAGCTGGAGCAGACGCTCGACGAGCTGGAGGACTCGCTGGAACGCGAAAAGAAGGCCCGCGCCGACCTCGAGAAGAACAAGCGCAAGGTTGAGGGAGACCTCAAGCTCGCCCAGGAGGCCGTCGCCGATCTCGAGAAGCACAAGAAAGAGATGGACCAGAACTTGCAGCGCAAGGAGAAGGAGATGGCTAGCCTGGCCGCGAAGCTGGAGGATGAGCAGGCGCTGGTCGCCAAGCTGCAGAAGCAGATCAAGGAACTCCAG GCCCGCATCGAGGAGCTCGAAGAGGAGCTGGAAGCTGAACGCCAGGCTCGGGCCAAG GCTGAGAAGCAGCGCGCCGACCTCGCTCGCGAGATTGAAGAGCTGAGCGAGCGGCTCGAGGAGTCGGGTGGAGCCACGTCGGCCCAGGTAGAGCTGAACAAGCGCCGCGAAGCCGAGCTCGCCAAGCTGAGGCGCGACCTCGAAGAGTCCAACCTTCAGCATGAGCAGGCCATGTCCAACCTGCGCAAGAAGCACAACGACTCGGTCGCCGAGCTCTCCGAGCAGATCGACCAGCTCAACAAGCACAAGGCCAA AGTTGAAAAGGAGCGTGCCACCCTGGCTGCCGAAGTGTCCGACCTCCAATCCCTCCTGGACCACAGCAACAAGTCACAG GCTAACGCTGAGAAGCAGGTGAAGCAACTGGAGGTGCAGCTCGCGGACGCCCAGTTCAAGCTGGACGAGACCAACCGCACGCTGAACGACCTGGATGGCTCCAAGAAGAAGATGGGCGTCGAGAACAGCGAGCTCCAGCGGCAGCTTGAGGAGGCCGAATCTCAAGTGGCGCAGCTCAACAAGATCAAGGCTTCGCTGGCGACGCAGCTTGAGGAAGCCAAGCGCCAGGCCGACGAGGAGGCACGG GAGCGCGCTGCCATCCTTGGCAAGTACCGCAACCTGGAGCACGACCTGGACAACCTGCGCGAGAGCATCGAAGAGGAACAGGAAGCCAAGGCCGACTTCCAGCGCCAGCTCAGCAAGGCCAACGCCGAGGCTCAGCTCTGGCGCTCCAAGTACGAGAGCGAGGGTCTGGCGCGCCTGGAGGAACTCGAGGAGGCCAA GCGCAAGCTGCATGGCAAGCTCCAGGAGGCTGAGGAGGCCATGGAGCAGCTGAACGCCAAGTGCAGCGGCCTCGAGAAGACCAAGGCGCACCTGCAGGGAGAGCTGGAGGACATGTCCATCGAAGTGGACAAGGCCAACGCTCTCGCCGCCTCTCTCGAGAAGCGCCAGAAGTCATTCGACAAG GTCATCGCCGAATGGAAGGCCAAGGTTGACGACCTCGCCGCCGAGCTCGACGCGTCGCAGAAAGAATGCCGAAACTACTCCACCGAGGTGTTCAAGCTGCGCGCCGCGTACGAGGAGAGCCAGGAGCACTACGAGGCAGTTAAGCGCGAGAACAAGAACCTCCAGGACGAGATCAAGGACCTGATGGACCAGCTTGGTGAGGGTGGCCGAAGCGTGCACGAGCTCGAGAAGTCTCGCAAGAGGCTCGAGATGGAGAAGGAGGAACTGCAGGCTGCGCTCGAAGAGGCCGAGGCTGCGCTTGAGCAGGAGGAGAACAAG GTGCTGCGCGCCCAGCTCGagctgtcgcaggtgcggcaggAGATCGACCGGCGCATCCAGGAGAAGGAGGAAGAATTCGAGAACACTCGAAAGAACCACCAGCGGGCTCTGGACTCCATGCAGGCCAGTCTCGAGGCCGAGGCTAAGGGCAAAGCCGAGGCGCTGAGGCTCAAGAAGAAGCTGGAGAGCGACATCAACGAGCTCGAGATTGCCCTCGACCACGCCAACAAGGCCAACGCCGAGGCGCAGAAGAACCTCAAGAAGTACCAGCAGAACGTCAAGGACCTGCAGACCGCCCTCGAGGAAGAACAGCGTGCCCGCGACGAAGCCCGTGAGCAGTACGCGTCGGCTGAGCGCCGTTGCAACGCTCTTCACGGCGAGCTGGAGGAGAGTCGCCAGCTGCTGGAACAGTCTGACCGCGCCCGCCGCGCCGGTGAAGCCGAGCTCAGCGAGATGCACGAGACAGTCAACGAGCTGTCGGCTCAGACCGCCTCTCTGTCGGTGGCCAAGAGGAAGCTCGAGGGAGAAATGCAGGCTCTCCAG GCTGACCTGGACGAGGTGCTCAACGAGGCCAAGCAGTCGGAGGAGAAGGCCAAGAAGGCGATGGTGGACGCTGCCCGCCTGGCTGACGAGCTGCGCGCCGAGCAGGACCACGCCCTGCAACAGGAGAAGCTGCGCAAGGCTCTCGAGCAGCAGATGAAGGAGCTCCAGGTGCGCCTGGACGAAGCCGAGGCCGCGGCTCTCAAGGGCGGCAAGAAGATCATCCAGAAGCTGGAACAGAAGGTGCGCGAGCTCGAGAACGAGCTGGAGAACGAGCAACGCCGGCACGGAGACGCCGCCAAGAACTTCCGCAAGAGCGAGCGCCGCATCAAGGAGCTCCAGTTCCAG GCCGAAGAGGACCGCAAGAACCACGAGCGCATGCAAGACCTGGTGGACAAGCTCCAGCAGAAGATCAAGACGTACAAGCGCCAGATCGAGGAGGCCGAGGAGATCGCGGCTCTCAACCTGGCCAAGTTCCGCAAGGTGCAGCAGGAGCTGGAGGACGCCGAGGAGCGCGCCGACATGGCCGAGAACACGCTCGCCAAGCTGCGCGCCAAGAACCGCAGCTCCGCGTCCGCTGGCCGTGCCATGTCGCCCGGACTGGCCGCCGCGCCCCTCCGGACCTAA